GCTTTGGTGACTCTGTATCATTCCAATAGGACTTCATCCAGCCCAATCGCCCAGAATGCCAACCGGCAGCAACATTAAATGCCAATGTATTTTGTCCAGATTTAATGAGCTCAGTGACATCATAGGTGATTGTTTCGATTCGCTTATTGTATGGTGTCCAACCTGGAGGCATAACATCATCACTTACGTTTTCTCCATTCAAATAAAAGTCAAAAACACCCTTTGCAGTAACATACATTCTTGCAGCAACCACATCTCCTGAGCTTTCAAATCCCTTTCTCAAGTACTGTGGTCTATGAACGATATTTTCTTGACTTCCCAGCACGCCTTCTTCCTTAGTTGGTAAGCCAATCCACTTTGCAGTCCAATCACTATTGTTTAATAAGCCTAGTTCTAAAGTATTGATTTCGCTCCAATCTGATGATTCAGCATCTTGGTTCCAAAACTTCACTTGCCAGAACACTTTTTGCCGAGAGCTTAACTTTTCACCTTCATAAGCAACCAATGAAGATTGATTTGATTCTTGCTTTTGAGAATCCCATAAATCAGCATTGTTGGGCAAAAAATCTGGTCTACTTGCCACCACAATTTGATAGGCAGATTGGCTTTTTACTTTTTCAGTTACAGGTAATTTCCAAGAGAAAGTGGGTTGAGCGTTGTAAAATCCCAATGGGTTTTTGAAACCTTCGGAAACTGTAAGGGCAACAGGTTGTGATATTGGGTTTTTAGTGCATGAACTCAAAAGTGTGAAAAATAAGCAATTGATGATAAGAAATAGATTAGAGGCTTTCATTGGTAAGGGTAATGTTTCCATAAACAATGCCGTAAAAGTCAGTTTTTTTAAGAAAAAACCATCATGTACTGTCTATTCAGAAAGCCTAACATATTAATAACTAACCTACAAATGCGTTTTGGAGCCATTCACTTACTTCGGATTTCTCTCTACAAAATCCAGCAATATCTTTTTCACATTGGCAACAGTCCCTTGCTTTAATCCACCATTGGTAGCTCCTGTAATCCAATACAGCACCATTCCAGCATCTGAGCAGTCCCACTTTCCTTTTTGGAAATTTACGACATCGTCTATCTCGGCCATTTTACCCATTAACCACACAAACTGAATTCGTTCATCAGAATGATTCATTGCCCAATCCCATTCATTCAGGTCTACTTTCAAGTCTATATTTTGATCTGGAATGCGGACTTCTTCAATTCCAAAGTTCAGAATCTCTTGCCATGAGTAAAAATCACCCGCATTGTCATTTGCAGGATGATGGCTTATAACTTTTACAAACTTCAGCTTCTCTTTTTTTGCAGCTCCTAATGCAAAACCGATGATATCTGGCTCTCCCGCTTCCACGATCCATAATGGATCCGCTGCAGTAGATAAATTAATGGCTTTAGTTAAATCCTTTATTGTATTATCACTTTCCCATTTCGCATCCCAAAAATTAATATGCTCAAAGCCACCCCACCTTCTTGCCGTAACATCACATGTGGTTTGCATCATTGCATGTCGTTCTTTTTCAGCAGCCTCAGAGATTCGTTGCAATACAACTAAGTCACAACTATGCGAATAATGAACCAGACGATTTTCCAAACCTGCTGAACGCAACAATGCAAGCGAAACAGCAGTGCCACCTAGGTCATCTGGGTCTGGTGAATTTCCATCAGCTACAATTGCAATCCTTCCAGCTGGTGGATTAATATTTTGCGACCACGAAAAAGGGATTGTACTAAAAAAGCTCAAAATAAGCAGCATCAATTTATACATAGGAATTGATATTTACGTGAGTATTTTATGGGTTGAATAAATGAGCACCACATTTAAGGTAATGCTGTGTTATGCAATTTACACATCTACTGATATTGTAAAAGTGATTAAATAAATCAGTATTAGAAATTAATGGTTTGATATTTTAATTAAGCGAAATGCAAACTGAAAGGCAGCCTTTCAAAAATCCCATGTATCAAGAGTTTCACCCCTTTTTAATAGCTGGTGGTAACATTTAGTTTTCACAATCAAGAATTCATTGCAAATTTGAATCATCAAAAAAAACGAACTATGAAAAAGTTAATATTCTCCCTCGCCTTATTGTTGACGACAGTATTTTCAATAAACGCTCAATCTACTAATACCCTTTTGTATCAAATCAGCGGCAATGGCCTAAGCAAGCCTTCCTATGTTTATGGTACAATTCACCTCATGTGCGAATCTGATTTTAAGATGTCTGACGAGCTTTTGTCCAAATTAAAAGAAACAGAGCAAGTTGTAATGGAGCTTGACATGGATGATCCTAGCATGATGATGAAAATGCAACAAACAATGGCAATGGACAATGGTGTTCAAATCAAGGACCTAGTAAATGAAGACGATTACACATCATTGAAGGAGTATTTCAGTACTAAACTTGGAATGCCACTTGACCAAATGGGAATGATAAAACCTTTTATTTTATCTTCTTTCATGTTTCCTTCTATTCTTGGCTGCCCTATTAAGTCCTATGAAATGGAGTTAGTTAAAAATGCCCAAAGTGAGTCGAAAGAAGTAATTGGCTTAGAAACTGTTGAATTTCAGATGAATATTTTCAATGACATTCCATATAAGGACCAAGCTAATATGATCGTAGAAATGGTGGATAAATTAGATGTTGCTAAATCTGAGTTTGAAATGCTTGTACAAGCTTACAAAAAAGGCAACCCTGATGAAATCACAGAAATGATGGACCAAAGTGCATTTGACTTTGGCGAAGAGGCGATGGAGAAACTTTTGAAAGATCGAAATGTAGACTGGATTCCGAAGATTTCTGAAATAGCTAAAGAGAAAAGTAGTGTTTTTGCTGTAGGTGCTGGTCACTTGGGTGGTGAAAATGGAATTTTAAACTTGCTAAAAAAAGAAGGATTTAAGGTAACTCCCATTTTATAAGCACATTACAAATATTTATTTCAAATTGTTGAAAACTAAGTTTTTAACATCCAAAATGAACGGCTAGATTTGTCGTTCATTTTAGTTTAAAATAATGGGAGACTGGTATAACGCAAAGATCAAGTACACGCAAGTTACAGAGGACGACAAGGTAAAAACGATAAGCGAAAGCTATCTTTTTGATGCCCTATCTTACACTGAAGCGGAAGCAAGAACTTACGAATACATGGCGAGTAACTTGCCAGACTTTGAATTGGTGGATATCAAAAAAATGAGACTGAACGAAGTCTTCTTCATCGAAGATGGTGGTGAATACTGGTTCAAATGTCGAGTGCAGTACATTACTTTTGACGAAAAAACTAAAGCAGAGAAGAAAACAGCAGTTCCAATGCTGATCAATGCTGAAGATTTAAAACTGGCCTACGAATCACTTTATGAAAAACTAGGAAAAGTAGAAGATTTCATTATTTCGGATATCAATGTTACCAAAATCGTAGAAGTTATCCCTTACGATAAATTAATAGACCAACGCATCACTGACGGAAGACTTAAACCTATGCTAGGTGTAATTCCTGCTTCTAAGGTCGAAGAGAAAGCAATCTTACAAGATGTTGTCATCCCTGAAGATGACGAAGAAGAGGTTGTTAGCGAAGTTGTAATTCCAGACGACGAAGACGATGATATTGAAGAGGAGGAAAATACAACGCTAGAGGATGTTGTAATCCAAGACGAAGACGAAGACTCTGACGAATTAGATGACGATGAGGATGACGAAGACGAAGATGAAAATGAAGACGACGAAAAGTAATTACTTTTCCCACTCCCAAACAGAAATATCCATAAGCTTTCCTTGATTTTCGTTTCCAAATATTTTCCATGATTTAGCATCGGTCTCTGGAAAAACCAGGTCACTTATTACAACCTGTCCGTCATTGGCGAATACTTCCACCATTGAGTTATCTACTAAGATATCAAGCGTCAATCTGTTTCTTATCAATGGACAAAATGCTCTTTCAATTGAAGGAAAACTAAGGTCTACACTGTGTCCAGATTGAGTTCTATCTAAGCTTATTTCTTGGGAATTAGGATTGTAACTAATGACAGTTTGCTCATTTTCTCCAACCAAAATCTTTAGGCCAAAATTGTCACTGCCGTTTACCTCAAAGGTCATTTGTAGTCTGTAAGTTCTACTTTGAGTTCTCCAATCTATTCCATTTGACGAACTGAGTGGCATTTGTTCCATTTGTAAAACCTTGTTCCAGTTTTGACTTTCCACCACAGGCCTTTGGCGTAGCGTTACTCCATCTCTATTTTTCACAAAACTGAGTTCGCGTACAATACTCATTTGCCCTTTGTAAGCATTTGTAGGCGGTTTTTGAGCATATTTCCAATTACTGAACCAACCCAGAATCAAGCTTTTGCTCGTATTGTTAAATGGTATTGCGGCATAAAAATCTTTGCCATGATCTAAGTACTTGGGCCACTGTTCGTTATCAGGTGAGAATGTTTTACCATCAAAGTTTCCAGTAAAATATTGCATTCCAGTATAACCGTCGTCAGGACCGCTACTGGACACCATTAATAACCATTTGAAGTCGATTTGCTTTCCGTCTACATCATAAATAGGCACTTTAGTCATTCCTGGGCATTCCCATATTTTCCTCATATCACCTACTCCACCAAAATCACTTTCCCATTTCCAAGTCTTCAAATTGGTGGACGAGTAAAACTGCACTTTGTACTGCTTTGGTAAAACCACAGCCATTATCCATTTCTCAGACTCTTGATGCCAAAAAATATTGGGATCTCTAAATTCTTTTAACTCTCCTAAAGAACCTTGAGCAGACCATGCTTGAGGTATAATTGGGTTTCCTGCATATTTGACCCAAGTTCTACCATTGTCTTTGGAATATGCCAAATGCTGATTCTCTAACTTACCGTGATAATCGGCTGTATATATCGCCACTAAACCATTGTTATCTTCAAAGAAACCTGAGGTATTATTTTTATCATTTACCACTGATCCAGAGAAAATCCACTCTTCTTCCCCTTCTGGAATTGCTACTTCTAGCTCCGTCCAGTTTAATAAGTCATGACTTACAGCATGTCCCCAACTCATATGCCCCCATTTATTTTCCAAAGGGTTATGCTGAAAAAACAGATGCCATTCGCCGTTTAAATAAACCAAACCATTTGGGTCGTTCATCCAGTTTTTCTCTGGAGAAAAATGAAATTCAGGACGCCACCTTTCTTGAGAAAAAGATTGAAGCGAATATGATATTAAGAAAAATATTAGTGTAAATCTGGCCATTCTTTAGTCTGCAACTTTATCAAAAATAGTAAAAGAATTATATTTGAGTTCATACCATATGAATCAAACTCTAAAACTCGCAATAATAATATTTTTAATAACCACCTTTCCTGCATTCAGCCAAACGGGCTTATGGCTCGGTGGAAATCAGGAAATTGGATTAGGTAATGATTACAACCTTAAATTAAGGCAAGATCAACGCTATGAAGCTATGGTTCAAGAATACGACCAAAGCTTGTTTCAAATAGGAATTAAAAAGAATTTACCCAACAACTGGAACATTGAAATACCACTGAGGTATACCAACTTTGGCAATCATACTATGCATAAAAATGCCATGAGATTTGGGCTTATGGGTAGCAAATCCCTTCCGCTGAACAAAAAGCAAATGCTAGGGTTCCGAAGCTCCTATCAAATAGATCAACTATGGGGCTTGCAAAATGACCTCCTTTTCAATTGGAGAAATAAGCTAGATTTTAGGCAAAATTGGAATCAAATACTTCAAACCAAAATTGAAAATGAACTTTGGCTCAGAACCCAATCAGCTTTGCAATTCGAAAGAATTCGGCTATCGCTAAATAACCAAATCGAGCTAAACAAAAAGAATGCTATTGTGCTGGGGTATTTTGTCCAACATAAAATTCCTTTCCAATTCGGCCCATGGGAAAAAATCCTCTTTATACGGTACAAACGGAAGTTTTCGGGCGAAGAATCAGTTCTAAATCTTTTTAGATCTAAACTACCACATTCACAATCCTCTTAGGAACCACAATGATCTTTTTCAATGGTTTTCCATCCATCCATTTGATCACTTGATCATTCGCCAGTACAGCTTTTTCAATTTCTTCTTTGCTTGCATCAGCTGGGAAACTCAACTTAACCCTCACTTTTCCCATGATTTGAACAGGATATTCAAATGCATCTTCTTTTAAGAATTCTGGATTCCAGTCTGGGAAGTTTTGAAGCGTTACAGTTCCTTTTTCCATGCCGATCTTGTCCCAAAGCTCTTCTGCAATGTGTGGAGCAAATGGAGAGATTATGATTAACAGTTCTTTCAGAATAGCCTTTTTGTGGCATTTCAAATCTGTCAATTCGTTCACGGCAATCATGAAAGTACTCACCGAGGTGTTGAATGAGAAATTCTCCACGTCCTCCCCTATTTTCTTAATCGTTTTGTGAAGTGTTTTAAGCTCATCTTTAGTTGGCTCATCTTCAGTGACCAATAAATTAGCATCTAAGTCAAAAAACAACCTCCACAGCTTTCTCAAGAAACGAGAAGTTCCTTCTATTCCATTGGTATCCCATGGTTTAGCCTCTGTAAGTGGCCCTAAAAACATCTCGTACATTCTCAATACATCAGCTCCATATCGCTCTACAAGTACATCTGGGTTTACAACATTGTACTTGGATTTTGACATTTTTTCTACTTCCCAACCACATTTATATTCACCATCTTCCAAAATGAATTGTGGATCATCGCCTATGTCATTTCTTGTTTTCTTAAATGCCTCAACATCAAGAATATCATTAGAAACAATATTGACATCAACATGAAGTTTCACTGTTTCATATTCCTTTCTCAAGCCAAAGGAAACAAACGTAGGTTTGTCTGCATTTTTCAACCTATAAACAAAGTTCGAGCGACCCTGAATCATCCCTTGGTTAATCAATTTTTTAGCAAATTCTTCTTGCTTCACATAGCCTAAGTCTTTCAAAACTTTATTCCAAAAACGGCTATAAAGCAAGTGACCAGTTGCATGTTCGGTTCCACCAAGATATAAGTCAACTCCTTGCCAGTAATCCAAAGCTTCCTTGCTCACAAACTCCTCATCATTCTTAGAGTCCATGTATCGGAACCAATACCAACTCGAACCCGCCCAACCAGGCATGGTACTCATTTCATATTCATATTTGCCTTTGTATTTCCAGTCCTTCGCTCTTCCCAATGGCGGCTCACCAGTTTCAGTAGGCTTGTATTCGTCAATTTCGGGCAGTACTAATGGCAAGTCACTTTCATCTATCAAATAGGGTAATACCTCTCCATCTACTTCTTTGAAATAAACAGGAACTGGTTCGCCCCAGTATCTTTGGCGAGCAAAAACAGCATCACGAAGTCTGTAATTTACCTTTCCTTTGCCATGTCCGTTTTCTTCTAACCATGCGATTAAGGTATTTGTCCCTTGCTCGTAATCCATTCCGTTAATCATTCCAGAATTGATGTATTTCCCTTCTTTAGAAGCATTTGCTGCTTCTTCTAGCTCAGTTTGAGCATCAGAAATAGCAGGAATAGGCAAATTGAAATGTTTTGCAAAACTCCAGTCACGCTGATCTCCTGAAGGTACTGCCATAACAGCTCCAGTTCCATATCCAGCCAACACATAGTCTGCAATCCAAATTGGCACTTTTTCACCATTCACTGGATTGATACAATATGAACCCGTAAATGCCCCAGAAACCGTTTTAACATCGCTCATTCGATCAAGTTCAGATCGTTTTTGGGTGGCCAGTAGGTAATCTTCTACATTAGCTTTATTGTCATCAGTAGTGAGTTCTTTTACCCAAGGGTGCTCAGGAGCAAGAACCATGAAACTCACCCCATAAATCGTATCTACTCTGGTAGTAAATACTTCAATTTTAGGAGCTTTTTCTCCATCTATTTGTACATCAGCAACAGGAAATTTAACAGTTGCACCAACTGACCTTCCTATCCAATTCTTTTGTTGCTCTTTAAGCGATTCGCTCCATTCTAATTCATCCAAACCATTGATCAATCGGTCGCAATAGGCGGTGATTCGCATCATCCACTGACGCATTTTCTTTTGAACAACTGGATATCCACCTCTTTCCGACACACCATCTTTCACTTCGTCGTTAGAAAGTACCATTCCTAATTCTGGGCAAAAATTTACTACTGCTTCGGACAAGTAAGTCATGCGATAATCAAGTGTAAATTTATATTGCTCCGTTTCGCTTAGGGCATTCCACTCCTCAGCTGTAATTTGAGGTAAATCATCAGCACAAACAGCATTTACAGCTTTTGACCCGCCAGAAGCAAGTATGGCTTCTAGTGTAGAAATTGGCTCCGCTTTATCTGTATCTTTATTATACCAGCTATTGAATAGCTGCATGAAAATCCACTGTGTCCATTTGTAATATTCGGGACTTGACGTACGGATTTCCCTATCCCAATCGTAGCCAAAACCAATATTTTTCAGCTGTGAGATATAGGTTTCTATATTCTTCTCTGTTGTAATAGCAGGGTGTTGACCAGTTTGAATCGCATATTGCTCCGCAGGAAGACCAAAAGAGTCAAAACCCATTGGATGCAACACATTAAAACCCTTGAGCTTTTTGAAACGACTATAAATATCCGAGGCAATGTAACCAAGTGGATGACCTACGTGCAATCCTGCACCAGATGGGTACGGAAACATATCGAGCACATAAAACTTAGGCTTAGATTTGTCTATTTCTACTTTGTAAGTATTGTTTTGTTCCCAATACGCTTGCCACTTTTTCTCTAATTCCTGCGGATTATACAATGCCATTTTTTCGGTTTTTATAAAAACTGTGCAAAAATAGCAATTGTGATTTGAAAGTCTTGTTTTGGTTGAGTTAATAATGGAGAATATAGCAACATGGATAAGATGGTTACTCAGGTCGATAAGAGATTTCTTTGCATATTTTTAATTTATGGTCAACTCAAAAGCACTATTTCGTTGACTAGAAGGTTGAATATCACAACTAGACAAATGCTTTAAAGCACAAATATTTAAGATTAAAAGTTTTACTAAACTGGCAGTACCTAAAACAGCAAAAGCCACCAAATTGGCAGCTTTTGTATTATAAATAATTTTTACTTCGAATTACTTCGCAAACTTGTAGGTTACGAAAACAGTTTTTGCATCTGGATTAACTTTAATAATTAAGTCATCTTCCTGATCTTCTAGAAGACTGAAAATTTCGAATGCTAAACCAATTTCTTCTTCGTCTTCAAAGTCATACTCTTTTGTCAAATCAATTGTGATCGATTTCAGCTCAAGAGTATTTCCATTTAGATTTACATCGTAGTTATAAACATAATTCTCTCCTTCGTAAACTTCATTGATTACAAGTTTATTTGTTGAATTGTCAAAAGTATAGGTTCCGCTTATAGACGCATCTCCATGTGAATCAAGCGAAGTAACGGACATATCCCCATTAAAAGTAAAACTCTTACTTGAAATAAAATTCTCTTGTAAACCTTTTGCAGTTGCTGAAATTACAACGTCATCAAATGTAACATCTGCCGCAGTTAAGTTCCAAGTACCCTCTAGAGATACAGGGCTTACGTCATCGGAAGAACAAGAACTGAAAAATAAAACAAAAGCAAAAAGAATGTAAAGTGGTGAAAACTTAGAGTACATGTGTAAATTGTTTAATTTGATAAAAACAATTTTGTTTCAAAGGTCGTACCAATAATCAGGCGTAAATGAAAATCAAATCAAAGTTTACAATTTGGAAATGCAAACTAATTGAACCTAAATACAATAGAAGAATAAATTGTTCTTTCGATTTTTTTTTAAATTCGACTATGAAATCTTTTTGGCACAAATATTATGATTGATTTAACGGTTCCTATTGACCTATTTTTTCATATCAAATTAAAATAAACCCTTCCAATTCCATTAAACTTCAGTGTCCAAAACCGCTTTAAATAAAGTGATAGATTTAAAGCCGCTCCACAATCATTGCACTTGCACCACCACCACCATTGCAAATAGCCGCCATGCCATACTTAGCATTCTTGGTAGCAAGAGCATTCAAAAGTGTTACTAGAATTCTCGCACCAGAGCACCCAAGCGGATGACCAAGGGAAACGGCTCCACCATGAATATTCATAATTTCTTGAGAAATGCCGAAGTGTTTTGCATAAGCCAAAGGAACAACCGAAAACGCCTCATTTACTTCAAAAAGCTCCATTTCTGAAAGCTCCATACCCGCGATTTTCAAGACTTTATCAGTTGCAATAATAGGAGCAGTAGTAAACCACGCTGGTTCTTGAGCCGCATCAGCATAGGCTACGATTCTCGCCAATGGCTTGATATTATTTTGCTCCACATAAGATTTGGAGGCTAAAACCAATGCTGC
This portion of the Spirosomataceae bacterium TFI 002 genome encodes:
- a CDS encoding fructan beta-fructosidase translates to MARFTLIFFLISYSLQSFSQERWRPEFHFSPEKNWMNDPNGLVYLNGEWHLFFQHNPLENKWGHMSWGHAVSHDLLNWTELEVAIPEGEEEWIFSGSVVNDKNNTSGFFEDNNGLVAIYTADYHGKLENQHLAYSKDNGRTWVKYAGNPIIPQAWSAQGSLGELKEFRDPNIFWHQESEKWIMAVVLPKQYKVQFYSSTNLKTWKWESDFGGVGDMRKIWECPGMTKVPIYDVDGKQIDFKWLLMVSSSGPDDGYTGMQYFTGNFDGKTFSPDNEQWPKYLDHGKDFYAAIPFNNTSKSLILGWFSNWKYAQKPPTNAYKGQMSIVRELSFVKNRDGVTLRQRPVVESQNWNKVLQMEQMPLSSSNGIDWRTQSRTYRLQMTFEVNGSDNFGLKILVGENEQTVISYNPNSQEISLDRTQSGHSVDLSFPSIERAFCPLIRNRLTLDILVDNSMVEVFANDGQVVISDLVFPETDAKSWKIFGNENQGKLMDISVWEWEK
- a CDS encoding Lipocalin-like domain-containing protein — its product is MYSKFSPLYILFAFVLFFSSCSSDDVSPVSLEGTWNLTAADVTFDDVVISATAKGLQENFISSKSFTFNGDMSVTSLDSHGDASISGTYTFDNSTNKLVINEVYEGENYVYNYDVNLNGNTLELKSITIDLTKEYDFEDEEEIGLAFEIFSLLEDQEDDLIIKVNPDAKTVFVTYKFAK
- a CDS encoding leucyl-tRNA synthetase, coding for MALYNPQELEKKWQAYWEQNNTYKVEIDKSKPKFYVLDMFPYPSGAGLHVGHPLGYIASDIYSRFKKLKGFNVLHPMGFDSFGLPAEQYAIQTGQHPAITTEKNIETYISQLKNIGFGYDWDREIRTSSPEYYKWTQWIFMQLFNSWYNKDTDKAEPISTLEAILASGGSKAVNAVCADDLPQITAEEWNALSETEQYKFTLDYRMTYLSEAVVNFCPELGMVLSNDEVKDGVSERGGYPVVQKKMRQWMMRITAYCDRLINGLDELEWSESLKEQQKNWIGRSVGATVKFPVADVQIDGEKAPKIEVFTTRVDTIYGVSFMVLAPEHPWVKELTTDDNKANVEDYLLATQKRSELDRMSDVKTVSGAFTGSYCINPVNGEKVPIWIADYVLAGYGTGAVMAVPSGDQRDWSFAKHFNLPIPAISDAQTELEEAANASKEGKYINSGMINGMDYEQGTNTLIAWLEENGHGKGKVNYRLRDAVFARQRYWGEPVPVYFKEVDGEVLPYLIDESDLPLVLPEIDEYKPTETGEPPLGRAKDWKYKGKYEYEMSTMPGWAGSSWYWFRYMDSKNDEEFVSKEALDYWQGVDLYLGGTEHATGHLLYSRFWNKVLKDLGYVKQEEFAKKLINQGMIQGRSNFVYRLKNADKPTFVSFGLRKEYETVKLHVDVNIVSNDILDVEAFKKTRNDIGDDPQFILEDGEYKCGWEVEKMSKSKYNVVNPDVLVERYGADVLRMYEMFLGPLTEAKPWDTNGIEGTSRFLRKLWRLFFDLDANLLVTEDEPTKDELKTLHKTIKKIGEDVENFSFNTSVSTFMIAVNELTDLKCHKKAILKELLIIISPFAPHIAEELWDKIGMEKGTVTLQNFPDWNPEFLKEDAFEYPVQIMGKVRVKLSFPADASKEEIEKAVLANDQVIKWMDGKPLKKIIVVPKRIVNVVV